Proteins found in one Abyssibius alkaniclasticus genomic segment:
- a CDS encoding MFS transporter, producing MKSAKEVQSSKGRAVHSTPLKSRQITVIIGMGQLIVWGMTYYLPAVISAPVRAETGWSEGLVFGAFSLCVLVSGLVAPTVGHWMVATTARRVLSVGLILNAAGLGLLGAAHSPAVWVLGWLVLGLGMAMGLYTAAFSALGLIFASGTRRAITNVTLFGGFASTAMWPLGAWLLPLIGWRMLCFTYALALLCLLLPFYRRGLPRPHSRDAPSTLRPARAPQATLRQISIFTALAINLMISGFISATLSVHLLAILGALGASAAVAVGLGAMIGPAQVGARLLERIGGERLHPLYTLFISNIALALGVGLLLLGQPFLALAVIAYGAGNGLTTIARGTVPLALFGQADYARWIGRLAVPALAVQASAPLLSALIISRFGMNALLIGLGVAALCSPLICLALLRAQPATGR from the coding sequence GTGAAATCTGCCAAGGAGGTGCAATCATCCAAAGGCCGCGCCGTGCATTCGACCCCTCTGAAATCGCGTCAGATCACCGTCATCATCGGCATGGGCCAGTTGATTGTCTGGGGGATGACCTATTACCTGCCGGCCGTTATTTCAGCCCCCGTGCGCGCCGAAACCGGGTGGAGCGAGGGGCTGGTCTTTGGGGCATTCTCGCTTTGCGTGCTGGTATCGGGGCTGGTTGCACCCACGGTCGGCCATTGGATGGTGGCCACAACCGCGCGCCGTGTGCTGAGTGTCGGGCTTATCCTCAACGCAGCGGGGCTGGGCCTGCTTGGGGCGGCGCATAGCCCGGCGGTTTGGGTGCTGGGCTGGCTTGTGCTGGGGCTTGGCATGGCGATGGGGCTCTATACCGCCGCCTTTTCCGCGCTGGGGCTGATATTTGCCAGCGGCACGCGGCGGGCGATTACCAATGTCACGCTGTTTGGCGGCTTTGCCAGCACCGCCATGTGGCCGCTGGGCGCGTGGCTGTTGCCGCTTATCGGCTGGCGGATGCTCTGCTTTACCTATGCGCTGGCGCTGCTTTGCCTGCTGCTGCCCTTCTATCGTCGCGGCCTGCCGCGCCCGCATTCACGTGATGCACCCTCAACACTGCGCCCTGCCCGCGCGCCGCAGGCGACGCTGCGCCAGATCTCCATATTTACAGCCCTTGCCATCAATCTGATGATCTCGGGCTTCATCTCGGCCACGCTTTCGGTGCATCTGCTGGCCATTCTTGGCGCGCTTGGCGCCAGCGCGGCCGTGGCGGTCGGGCTTGGCGCAATGATCGGCCCCGCGCAAGTAGGCGCCCGGTTGCTGGAACGGATCGGTGGCGAGCGCCTGCATCCGCTTTATACCCTGTTCATTTCCAATATCGCGCTGGCGCTTGGGGTTGGGCTGTTGCTGCTTGGCCAGCCGTTTCTGGCGCTGGCGGTCATCGCCTATGGGGCGGGCAACGGGCTGACAACGATTGCGCGCGGCACCGTGCCGCTGGCGCTGTTCGGTCAGGCAGATTACGCGCGCTGGATCGGGCGGCTGGCGGTGCCCGCACTGGCGGTGCAGGCATCGGCACCATTGCTTTCGGCGCTGATCATTTCGAGGTTCGGCATGAACGCGCTGCTGATCGGCCTTGGCGTGGCCGCGTTGTGCAGCCCGCTGATCTGCCTTGCACTGCTGCGCGCTCAACCCGCAACAGGTAGATAG
- a CDS encoding cobalt-precorrin-6A reductase codes for MRVLLLGGTGEARELAALLAARGIDATLSLAGVTDAPHSPLPQRRVGFGGVAGLAGYIRAHTITHIIDATHPFAAQMSHHAAAASSETGAKLLRLIRPAWALRAHWQAVDSLADAAAALPAGARVFLTVGGQSLTAFQRRDLWCLTRAIAPPATRLRGEVLLARPPFSLEAEAALMRERAITHLVTKNAGGSQTAAKLDAADALGIKVVIINRPVLPPAPEWATPETLLGALLA; via the coding sequence ATGCGGGTGCTGCTGCTTGGCGGCACGGGCGAAGCGCGCGAACTCGCCGCGCTGCTTGCCGCGCGCGGCATTGACGCAACGCTTTCGCTGGCGGGCGTGACAGATGCACCGCACAGCCCCCTGCCGCAGCGCCGTGTGGGGTTTGGCGGGGTGGCGGGGCTGGCTGGCTATATCCGCGCGCATACCATCACCCATATCATCGACGCCACCCACCCGTTTGCCGCGCAGATGAGCCACCATGCCGCTGCCGCAAGCTCTGAAACCGGCGCCAAGCTGTTGCGCCTGATCCGCCCCGCATGGGCGCTTCGTGCGCATTGGCAGGCGGTTGACAGCCTTGCCGATGCCGCCGCCGCGCTGCCAGCGGGCGCCCGTGTTTTCCTGACGGTCGGCGGCCAGTCGCTTACGGCATTCCAGCGGCGTGATCTGTGGTGCCTGACCCGCGCAATCGCCCCGCCCGCAACGCGGCTGCGGGGCGAGGTGCTGCTGGCCCGCCCGCCGTTTTCGCTGGAGGCTGAGGCCGCGCTGATGCGCGAGCGCGCCATCACCCATCTGGTGACCAAAAACGCAGGCGGCAGCCAGACCGCCGCCAAGCTTGACGCGGCGGATGCGCTGGGGATAAAGGTTGTCATCATCAACCGCCCCGTGCTACCGCCTGCCCCCGAATGGGCCACGCCCGAAACTCTGCTTGGGGCGCTTTTGGCATGA
- a CDS encoding cobalt-precorrin-5B (C(1))-methyltransferase, whose product MTAPPKKLRRGWTTGTCAAAAAKAAMQALLSGHFPATVQITLPQGQQPAFKLSMQVLGDGWAQAGIIKDAGDDPDVTHGAEIRARICHGTPGAGLVFVAGEGVGTVTKPGLPLGVGEPAINPVPRLMIDAALTEVLEGAAPDFTVEISIPNGAEIALKTWNGRLGIKGGLSILGTTGIVRPFSCAAWIASIHRGIDVARAEGRSHVIAATGNASEAGARKLTGLDESACLDMGDFAGGVLKYLRRHPIARLTLAGGIGKFAKLAQGAMDLHSARSQVDFAALAALGTKAGLDPEPISAAETALAALDYGGAALAMEVARAARAQARAALAPAEIAVQVLVCDRAGNIIADTGF is encoded by the coding sequence ATGACCGCGCCGCCCAAAAAGCTGCGCCGTGGCTGGACAACCGGCACCTGTGCCGCCGCTGCCGCCAAGGCCGCAATGCAGGCGCTGCTGAGCGGGCATTTTCCAGCCACGGTGCAAATCACCCTGCCACAGGGGCAACAGCCGGCGTTCAAGCTATCCATGCAGGTTCTGGGCGATGGCTGGGCACAGGCGGGCATCATCAAGGATGCCGGCGACGACCCCGATGTCACCCACGGGGCCGAAATTCGCGCGCGCATTTGCCACGGCACACCCGGCGCGGGGCTGGTTTTTGTGGCGGGCGAAGGGGTGGGCACCGTAACCAAGCCTGGCCTGCCGCTGGGTGTGGGCGAGCCTGCCATCAACCCTGTGCCGCGCCTGATGATCGATGCCGCGCTCACCGAGGTGCTGGAGGGGGCCGCGCCCGACTTCACCGTCGAAATCTCCATTCCCAACGGGGCCGAGATTGCGCTGAAAACATGGAACGGGCGGCTGGGTATCAAAGGCGGGTTGTCGATTCTCGGCACCACCGGCATTGTGCGCCCGTTTTCCTGCGCGGCCTGGATAGCCTCGATTCATCGCGGTATCGATGTCGCCCGCGCCGAGGGGCGCAGCCATGTGATTGCCGCCACCGGCAATGCCTCGGAAGCCGGGGCGCGCAAGCTGACAGGGCTCGATGAAAGCGCCTGTCTGGATATGGGCGATTTTGCGGGCGGCGTGCTGAAATACCTGCGCCGCCACCCGATCGCGCGGCTCACGCTGGCGGGCGGGATTGGTAAGTTTGCCAAACTGGCGCAAGGCGCGATGGATCTGCATTCGGCGCGCTCACAGGTGGACTTCGCCGCGCTCGCCGCCCTTGGCACCAAGGCCGGGCTGGACCCGGAGCCGATTTCCGCTGCCGAAACCGCGCTGGCCGCACTGGATTATGGCGGCGCAGCCTTGGCGATGGAGGTGGCAAGGGCCGCGCGCGCCCAAGCCCGCGCCGCCCTTGCACCGGCAGAAATTGCGGTGCAGGTGCTGGTCTGCGACCGGGCCGGCAACATCATCGCGGATACGGGGTTTTGA
- a CDS encoding DEAD/DEAH box helicase produces MTQFSDLGLAPNLLNAITAMGYTEATPIQAQAIPEILKGRDLMGLAQTGTGKTAAFGLPLVQRLMPLPDRPAPKSVRALILAPTRELTTQIFDNLRAMTKNSHLRINMVIGGASLHRQAQNLSRGTDILVATPGRLIDLLERRDVRLDAADFLVLDEADQMLDMGFIHALRRIAKLLPTKRQTLLFSATMPKLMAELAQTYLTNPVRVQVSPPGKAADKVRQSVHFVSQKGKYTLLRELLSENPDDLSLIFARTKHGAEKLMKLLVSHDFKAISIHGNKSQNQRDRAIKGFKSGEYRILVATDVAARGIDIPGVSHVYNYDLPDVAENYVHRIGRTARAGKGGEAVAFCAPTENKTLREIEKLMKIEIETASGVMQPDEDAPKQQRGGGGRRGGQGRPAGVAPLGKPKSAQGRQRRRKSA; encoded by the coding sequence ATGACGCAATTTTCCGACCTCGGGCTTGCCCCGAACCTGCTCAACGCCATCACCGCGATGGGCTATACCGAAGCCACGCCCATTCAGGCACAGGCCATTCCCGAAATTCTGAAGGGCCGCGACCTTATGGGCCTTGCCCAGACCGGCACAGGCAAAACCGCCGCCTTTGGCCTGCCACTGGTGCAGCGCCTGATGCCGCTGCCCGACCGCCCCGCGCCCAAATCGGTGCGCGCGCTTATTCTGGCCCCGACCCGCGAGCTGACAACGCAGATTTTCGACAATCTGCGCGCCATGACGAAAAACTCGCATTTGCGCATCAACATGGTCATCGGCGGGGCGTCGCTGCACCGTCAGGCACAGAACCTGTCGCGCGGCACCGATATTCTTGTGGCCACGCCGGGCCGGTTGATTGACCTGCTCGAACGCCGCGATGTGCGCCTTGATGCCGCCGATTTTCTGGTGTTGGACGAGGCTGACCAGATGCTCGACATGGGGTTCATCCACGCGCTGCGCCGGATTGCCAAGCTGCTGCCGACCAAGCGCCAGACGCTGCTGTTTTCCGCCACCATGCCCAAGCTGATGGCCGAACTGGCGCAAACCTACCTGACCAACCCCGTGCGCGTGCAGGTATCACCCCCCGGCAAGGCGGCGGATAAAGTGCGCCAGTCGGTGCATTTTGTAAGCCAAAAGGGTAAATACACGCTGCTGCGCGAGTTGCTGAGCGAAAACCCCGATGATCTGTCGCTGATCTTTGCGCGCACCAAGCATGGCGCCGAAAAGCTGATGAAGCTGCTGGTGAGCCATGATTTCAAGGCGATCTCCATTCACGGCAACAAAAGCCAGAACCAGCGCGACCGCGCGATCAAGGGCTTCAAATCGGGTGAATACCGCATTCTTGTGGCCACCGATGTGGCGGCGCGGGGCATTGATATTCCCGGCGTGAGCCATGTCTATAACTATGATCTGCCGGATGTGGCCGAGAATTACGTCCACCGCATTGGCCGCACGGCGCGGGCCGGCAAGGGCGGCGAGGCTGTGGCCTTCTGCGCGCCGACCGAAAACAAGACCCTGCGCGAGATCGAAAAGCTGATGAAGATCGAGATCGAAACCGCCAGCGGCGTGATGCAACCCGACGAGGATGCCCCCAAGCAGCAGCGCGGCGGCGGTGGCCGTCGGGGTGGGCAGGGCCGCCCGGCTGGTGTGGCCCCGCTTGGCAAACCGAAATCAGCCCAAGGCCGCCAGCGCCGCCGTAAATCGGCTTGA
- a CDS encoding propanediol utilization protein, with protein MEICAPSSPARPATQARGALVFGHMGELVQGRLGKDGPLALVTLPCTRVRVRARFGDGTPPLAAAMATRLGHKGAAIAIDANVPPGCGAGISTATLLATLRLLAPGLSAEADSAHMLAVEGAVDPLAFAPSPPRIWASRQAQTLEILPAFPPLVAVGGFDGPGQVTDPADDNFPDMSAAFALLRSPTPANIGQAARLSAEANQQRNPRPNWAAVQNIARQTGALGIAVAHTGSAISLLFVPGAVGLDRAQSGLSALGLSHVMRFAFGGGA; from the coding sequence ATGGAGATTTGCGCCCCTTCTAGCCCGGCACGGCCCGCCACTCAAGCGCGGGGGGCGCTGGTTTTTGGCCATATGGGCGAGTTGGTGCAGGGGCGGCTGGGCAAGGACGGGCCGCTGGCGCTGGTGACATTGCCCTGCACCCGGGTGCGCGTGCGCGCGCGGTTTGGCGACGGCACGCCGCCGCTGGCCGCGGCAATGGCCACGCGGCTGGGCCATAAGGGTGCGGCGATTGCGATTGATGCCAATGTGCCGCCCGGCTGCGGTGCGGGTATCTCGACGGCCACGCTGCTGGCCACCTTGCGGCTGCTGGCCCCGGGCCTGTCGGCTGAAGCGGACTCGGCGCATATGCTGGCGGTTGAAGGCGCGGTAGACCCGCTGGCCTTCGCGCCCTCGCCGCCGCGTATCTGGGCCAGCCGCCAGGCGCAAACGCTTGAAATTTTGCCGGCCTTCCCGCCCCTTGTTGCCGTGGGTGGCTTCGACGGGCCGGGCCAGGTGACAGATCCGGCGGATGACAATTTCCCCGATATGTCGGCGGCCTTCGCGCTGTTGCGCAGCCCGACGCCTGCAAATATCGGCCAGGCGGCGCGCCTGTCGGCAGAGGCCAACCAACAGCGCAACCCGCGCCCGAACTGGGCGGCCGTGCAAAACATTGCCCGGCAAACCGGCGCGCTGGGCATTGCCGTGGCGCATACAGGCTCGGCCATCAGCCTGCTCTTTGTGCCGGGCGCTGTGGGCCTGGACCGCGCGCAATCCGGGCTTTCAGCCCTTGGCCTCAGCCATGTCATGCGCTTTGCGTTTGGTGGTGGCGCATGA
- the cobD gene encoding threonine-phosphate decarboxylase CobD → MQSFPATVQRPARDHGGNLSAAIAQYGGTMEGWLDLSTGINPHAYPLGPLPARAFTALPDAGRLAALCAVARSAYGVPDTAGILPAPGAQALIEALPKVLARLPVSIASPTYNEHAATFRAHGFKVTETATPTGPVRLVVNPNNPDGRRWGRDTLQAWLDEGAIVIVDESFADAEPGLSLADLAGQERLIILRSFGKFYGLAGLRLGFALGEAGLIERLGRTFGLWAVSGPAIEAGITALADTAWQADMQARLADEAQALHDLLISTGAECIGQTPLFVTVAHDRAAALHKHLARQHIWTRVFPYAPNWLRLGLPGNAQGRLAAALASF, encoded by the coding sequence TTGCAAAGCTTCCCAGCGACCGTTCAGCGCCCCGCGCGCGACCACGGCGGCAATTTATCCGCAGCCATCGCGCAATATGGCGGCACGATGGAAGGCTGGCTCGACCTGTCGACCGGTATCAACCCCCATGCCTATCCGCTGGGCCCATTGCCCGCCCGCGCCTTTACCGCCCTGCCCGATGCCGGGCGGCTGGCGGCCTTGTGCGCTGTGGCACGCTCGGCTTACGGGGTGCCGGATACGGCGGGTATTCTTCCCGCCCCTGGCGCGCAGGCCTTGATCGAGGCGCTGCCAAAGGTGCTGGCGCGCCTGCCTGTCAGCATTGCCAGCCCCACCTATAACGAACACGCCGCCACATTTCGCGCACATGGCTTCAAGGTAACGGAAACCGCCACGCCCACCGGGCCGGTCCGGCTGGTTGTAAACCCCAACAACCCCGATGGCCGCCGCTGGGGGCGCGACACGCTACAGGCCTGGCTGGATGAGGGCGCGATCGTCATCGTCGATGAAAGCTTTGCCGATGCAGAGCCGGGCCTGTCACTGGCCGATCTGGCCGGGCAGGAGCGGCTGATCATTCTGCGCAGTTTTGGCAAGTTCTACGGGCTGGCCGGGCTGCGGCTGGGCTTTGCTTTGGGCGAGGCGGGGTTGATTGAACGCCTTGGCCGCACCTTCGGGCTGTGGGCGGTAAGCGGCCCGGCAATCGAGGCGGGGATTACGGCATTGGCCGACACGGCCTGGCAGGCCGATATGCAGGCAAGGCTGGCCGATGAGGCACAGGCGCTGCACGATCTGCTGATATCGACAGGGGCCGAATGCATCGGCCAGACGCCGCTATTTGTAACCGTTGCGCATGACCGCGCCGCTGCTTTGCACAAACATCTTGCACGCCAACATATCTGGACGCGTGTTTTTCCCTATGCGCCAAACTGGCTGCGCCTTGGCCTGCCCGGAAATGCACAAGGCCGCCTCGCGGCGGCCCTGGCGTCATTCTGA
- a CDS encoding CbtB domain-containing protein: protein MTTNTQAKAASTNLATILFVAILGAGLLFTAGFANSATLHDSAHDSRHAIGFPCH, encoded by the coding sequence ATGACGACCAACACACAGGCAAAAGCCGCCTCCACCAACCTTGCGACCATTCTTTTTGTTGCCATTCTGGGCGCGGGTTTGCTGTTTACCGCAGGCTTTGCAAATTCGGCCACATTGCATGATTCTGCGCATGATTCGCGCCATGCCATCGGCTTTCCCTGCCACTGA
- a CDS encoding ABC transporter substrate-binding protein, translating into MLPFLKLASTTAVAALIGLSASAQTLVYCSEGSPEGFDPALYTSGTTFDASSHPIYNRLVEFKVGTTEVIPGLAESYEVSEDGLEYTFNLRQGVQFHTTDYFTPTRDFNADDVIFSFDRQGNPDNPYYQVSGGTWEYFNGMSMPDLIKEIVRVDDYTVKFVLNRPEAPFVANMAMDFASIVSAEYAQAMLDAGTPENLNQAPIGTGPFEFVAYQKDAVIRYTRNVGYWAGDTALENLVFAITPDASVRYQKLQANECQVMPYPNPADIAAMEADENITMMSQEGLNVGYLAFNTQVPPFDNPNVRLALSMAIDRQAILDVVFQGAGRQAVNPIPPTMWSYNNDIEDYPFDPEKAREMLAAEGVENLSMEIWAMPVQRPYNPNARRMAEMMQADLANIGVEVEIVSYEWGEYLERSKALDRAGAVLLGWTGDNGDPDNFLAVLLGCDGVGGSNRAQWCNPEFQALIDAAKVTSNVAERTRLYEEAQVVFKAQAPWLTIAHSVVFMPVRNEVEGYVVHPLGGHIFTNVSLAE; encoded by the coding sequence ATGCTACCATTCCTTAAACTTGCCAGCACGACTGCGGTCGCGGCGCTGATCGGCCTGTCGGCCTCGGCCCAGACGCTGGTCTACTGCTCGGAAGGCTCGCCAGAAGGGTTTGACCCGGCGCTATATACTTCGGGCACCACATTCGATGCCTCGTCGCACCCGATCTACAACCGTCTGGTTGAATTCAAGGTCGGCACCACCGAGGTGATCCCCGGGCTGGCTGAAAGCTATGAAGTGTCGGAAGACGGGTTGGAATACACGTTCAACCTGCGCCAGGGTGTTCAGTTCCACACCACCGACTATTTCACCCCCACCCGCGATTTCAACGCCGATGACGTGATCTTTTCCTTCGATCGTCAGGGCAACCCGGACAACCCCTATTATCAGGTTTCCGGCGGCACCTGGGAATATTTCAACGGCATGTCGATGCCCGATCTGATCAAGGAAATCGTCCGTGTTGACGATTACACGGTCAAATTCGTGCTGAACCGCCCGGAAGCGCCCTTCGTTGCCAATATGGCGATGGATTTTGCCTCGATCGTTTCGGCTGAATACGCACAGGCCATGCTGGATGCGGGCACACCTGAAAACCTGAACCAGGCACCCATTGGCACGGGCCCGTTCGAGTTTGTCGCCTATCAGAAAGACGCCGTGATCCGTTACACCCGTAACGTGGGCTACTGGGCAGGCGACACCGCGCTGGAGAACCTTGTATTCGCCATTACCCCCGATGCTTCGGTGCGTTACCAGAAGCTGCAGGCCAATGAATGCCAGGTCATGCCCTATCCGAACCCGGCCGATATTGCGGCTATGGAAGCCGATGAAAACATCACCATGATGAGCCAGGAAGGCCTGAATGTGGGCTATCTGGCCTTCAACACCCAGGTTCCGCCGTTCGACAATCCCAATGTCCGCCTTGCGCTGAGCATGGCGATCGACCGTCAGGCCATTCTGGATGTTGTGTTCCAGGGGGCGGGCCGTCAGGCCGTGAACCCGATTCCGCCGACCATGTGGTCGTATAACAACGACATCGAGGACTATCCGTTCGACCCCGAGAAAGCCCGCGAAATGCTGGCCGCCGAAGGTGTTGAAAACCTGTCGATGGAAATCTGGGCCATGCCCGTTCAGCGCCCTTACAACCCCAATGCCCGCCGTATGGCGGAAATGATGCAGGCCGATCTGGCCAATATCGGGGTCGAGGTCGAGATCGTCTCCTATGAATGGGGCGAGTATCTGGAACGCTCCAAGGCATTGGACCGTGCCGGTGCCGTTCTGCTTGGCTGGACCGGCGACAATGGTGATCCGGACAACTTCCTTGCCGTTCTGCTTGGCTGTGACGGTGTGGGCGGTTCCAACCGTGCGCAATGGTGCAACCCCGAATTCCAGGCGCTGATCGACGCGGCCAAAGTCACCTCGAATGTTGCCGAGCGGACCCGCCTGTATGAAGAAGCTCAGGTTGTCTTCAAGGCACAGGCGCCGTGGCTGACGATTGCGCATTCGGTTGTGTTCATGCCGGTGCGTAACGAAGTTGAAGGCTATGTCGTTCACCCGCTGGGCGGCCATATCTTCACCAATGTAAGCCTGGCTGAATAA
- a CDS encoding phytanoyl-CoA dioxygenase family protein, producing MPHPVVNDEMITAYQRDGAVLVKGLWADWVDILAAGIERNMAKPGEYAAENLKPGDGGRFFDDYCNWQRIPEFAEVIMKSEAAAVAAALMGSQTVQVFHDHVLVKEPGTSKPTPWHQDGPYYFVEGRQNVSFWSPMDAVTAASLRCVAGSHEWPREVLPTRWLNEDAFYPDPEKYMPVPDPDAESMTVLEWDMEPGDAVAFNFRTLHGARGNTSQNRRRAFSLRLLGDDMRYVERPGRTSPPFPGHGMAAGQKLREDWFPYLPVAG from the coding sequence ATGCCACACCCAGTTGTAAACGATGAAATGATCACAGCCTATCAGCGCGACGGGGCCGTGCTGGTCAAGGGGCTTTGGGCCGATTGGGTTGACATTCTTGCCGCCGGCATAGAGCGCAATATGGCCAAGCCGGGCGAATATGCCGCCGAAAACCTGAAACCGGGCGATGGCGGGCGGTTTTTTGATGATTACTGCAACTGGCAGCGCATTCCCGAATTTGCCGAGGTGATCATGAAATCGGAGGCCGCCGCAGTTGCGGCCGCGCTGATGGGCTCGCAAACAGTGCAGGTATTTCATGACCATGTGTTGGTGAAAGAGCCCGGCACATCCAAGCCAACCCCGTGGCACCAGGATGGCCCCTATTACTTTGTCGAGGGGCGGCAGAATGTCAGCTTCTGGTCGCCGATGGATGCGGTGACCGCGGCCAGCCTGCGCTGCGTGGCCGGTTCGCATGAATGGCCGCGCGAGGTGCTGCCCACCCGCTGGCTGAACGAGGATGCCTTCTATCCCGACCCCGAAAAATACATGCCCGTGCCCGACCCGGATGCCGAGAGCATGACGGTGCTGGAATGGGACATGGAGCCGGGCGATGCCGTGGCCTTCAACTTTCGCACCCTGCACGGGGCGCGCGGCAATACTTCGCAAAATCGCCGCCGCGCGTTTTCCTTGCGCCTGCTGGGCGATGATATGCGCTATGTGGAGCGCCCCGGCCGCACCTCACCCCCCTTTCCGGGGCATGGGATGGCGGCGGGCCAGAAGCTGCGGGAAGACTGGTTTCCCTATCTACCTGTTGCGGGTTGA
- a CDS encoding DUF1636 domain-containing protein: MTTTILVCDTCRFSAKEKLCGDKTGGEILGDHIAAALPEGVKMRRHSCLMGCDHHCNLAIRAPGKLTYVLGAFEPTAESAAAVVEFAAKFDESETGRVPFKEWPVGVKGHFVSRMPPIEEDG; encoded by the coding sequence ATGACAACAACCATCCTCGTTTGCGATACCTGCCGCTTTTCGGCAAAGGAAAAACTGTGCGGCGATAAAACCGGCGGCGAGATTCTGGGCGACCACATTGCCGCCGCCCTGCCAGAAGGCGTAAAAATGCGCCGCCATTCCTGCCTGATGGGGTGCGACCACCACTGCAACCTCGCCATCCGCGCCCCCGGCAAGCTGACCTATGTGCTGGGCGCGTTCGAACCAACGGCAGAATCCGCCGCCGCAGTGGTGGAATTCGCCGCGAAATTCGATGAATCGGAAACGGGCCGCGTGCCCTTCAAGGAATGGCCGGTCGGCGTGAAAGGGCATTTCGTGAGCCGGATGCCCCCGATTGAGGAGGATGGGTGA
- a CDS encoding CbtA family protein, with translation MLKKLVASGMIAGVAAGLIATLLQLALVLPLILQAELYENGTLVHVAQAAPDHHAEPDSAAESPQEATPEPAETAGFNLERNALTLLSNIAAFGGFGLLLVAAFGLAQRQGIAVSARMGALWGLGGFAAFQIATGAGLPPELPGNFAADLQARQIWWLSAALLSAAGIYTLAYMRSLSGIALGALLIALPHLYGAPHPQGYGGVVPPELMALYVARAYAVGAVAWLVLGTVAGMVWARIQSQEA, from the coding sequence ATGCTTAAAAAACTGGTTGCCAGCGGAATGATCGCTGGCGTTGCGGCGGGGTTGATTGCCACCCTGCTGCAACTGGCGCTTGTTTTGCCTTTGATTTTGCAGGCGGAACTCTATGAAAACGGCACGCTTGTGCATGTTGCGCAAGCCGCCCCCGACCATCATGCAGAGCCTGACAGCGCGGCGGAAAGCCCGCAAGAAGCTACGCCCGAGCCCGCCGAAACTGCCGGGTTCAACCTTGAGCGCAACGCGCTGACGCTGCTGTCCAACATCGCGGCATTTGGCGGCTTTGGCCTGCTGCTGGTTGCCGCTTTCGGGCTGGCGCAGCGGCAGGGCATTGCCGTGTCCGCCCGCATGGGCGCGCTTTGGGGGCTGGGGGGCTTTGCGGCCTTCCAAATTGCGACCGGTGCGGGCCTGCCGCCGGAACTGCCGGGCAATTTCGCCGCCGATCTTCAGGCGCGCCAGATCTGGTGGCTGTCTGCGGCTTTGCTTTCGGCGGCCGGTATCTACACGCTGGCCTATATGCGCAGCCTGTCTGGCATTGCGCTGGGTGCGTTGCTCATTGCGCTGCCGCATCTTTATGGCGCGCCGCATCCGCAGGGTTATGGTGGCGTTGTGCCGCCCGAGCTTATGGCGCTTTATGTCGCGCGCGCCTATGCCGTTGGCGCGGTTGCCTGGCTGGTGCTGGGCACGGTTGCCGGCATGGTCTGGGCACGTATCCAATCACAGGAGGCTTAG